Proteins found in one Gloeomargarita sp. SKYB120 genomic segment:
- a CDS encoding RNA-binding protein, producing MTIYVGNLSFKATEQDLREVFSEYGPVKRVTLPIDRQTGRMRGFAFVEMVEDDHEEKAISALDGAEWMGRQLRVNKARPRDDNRRF from the coding sequence ATGACTATTTACGTCGGTAATTTGTCCTTCAAGGCCACTGAGCAGGACCTGAGGGAAGTTTTTTCTGAATACGGGCCAGTTAAACGGGTCACGTTACCGATAGACCGGCAAACTGGTCGAATGCGGGGATTTGCCTTCGTCGAAATGGTGGAGGATGACCACGAGGAAAAGGCAATCAGCGCTTTAGACGGTGCAGAGTGGATGGGGCGGCAACTGCGCGTCAATAAGGCCCGGCCTCGTGACGATAACCGGCGCTTCTAG